From the Streptomyces sp. Sge12 genome, the window GGAGAGGGGCCGGGCCGGTGGCCCGGCCCCTCCTCCGTTCCCCCGGCATCCGTTTGCGGTATGCGACCTTCCAGTACGCGAAAACTCCCCCCGTACGCCGACGTGTTGTCCCGGCTCTGCCTTCACCGGGACTTAAGGCTGGGATGCTTGGCTGAGTCGGGTAGTGCGGGACCAAGTGGATGCGGAGCTGCTGAGTCGTGGAAGACAGGGTGCGGGTGGTCATCGCCGAGGATTCAGTGCTGCTGCGTGAGGGCCTGACCCGGTTGCTGACCGACCGGGGGCATGACGTCGTGGCGGGCGTCGGGGACGCGGAAGCCCTGCTCAAGACGGTGGCGGAGCTGGCTGCGGAGGGCGCGCTGCCGGATGTGGTGGTCGCGGACGTGCGGATGCCGCCGACCCACACCGACGAGGGCGTACGGGCGGCCGTACGGCTGCGCCGCGACTACCCCGGGATAGGTGTGCTCGTGCTGTCCCAGTACGTCGAGGAGCAGTACGCCACCGAGCTGCTGGCCGGATCCAGTACCGGAGTGGGGTATCTGCTCAAGGACCGGGTGGCGGAGGTCCGGGAGTTCCTGGACGCGGTGGTGCGGGTGGCCCGGGGCGGTACGGCCCTGGACCCCGAGGTCGTCGCCCAGCTGCTCGGGCGCAGCCGCAAGCAGGACGTGCTGGCGGGCCTGACCCCGCGCGAGCGGGAGGTGCTCGGGCTGATGGCCGAGGGCCGGACGAATTCCGCCGTGGCCAAACAGCTGGTCGTGAGTGATGGAGCGGTGGAGAAGCACGTCAGCAACATCTTCATGAAGTTGGGCCTGTCGCCGAGTGACGGGGATCACCGGCGAGTACTGGCCGTTCTCACCTATCTGAAATCTTGATCGACTGACACTCTGTCAGATACGGCATACCGGCAGGGCCGTCTCGAGGGGCGGTCCTACGGTCCAGAATGTGGCCGCTCCTGGGGGCCTTGATCCCTACCGTCGTAGGGTGGGTCCCGGGGGGTCACGCCTCGAAGGAGGTCCGGTTCAGTGACCAGCCAGGTCAGCAGCCCAGCCGAGCAGGCCGACGGTGCCGGGGGTGCGGTCGTCGGTGGACAGCGCACCCCGGAGAGCCCCGGCGGCAAGGAAGTACGCCGCCTCGATCGTGTGATCATCCGGTTCGCGGGTGACTCCGGTGACGGTATGCAGCTCACCGGTGACCGGTTCACCTCGGAGACGGCGTCGTTCGGGAACGACCTGTCGACGTTGCCGAACTTCCCCGCCGAGATCCGCGCCCCTGCCGGAACCCTCCCGGGCGTCTCCTCCTTCCAGCTCCACTTCGCCGACCACGACATCCTCACGCCGGGCGACGCCCCGAACGTGCTGGTCGCGATGAACCCGGCGGCCCTCAAGGCGAACATCGCGGACGTGCCGCGCGGCGCGGAGATCATCATCAACACGGATGAGTTCACCAAGCGCCCGATGGCCAAGGTCGGCTATGCGACCTCGCCGCTGGAGGACGGCTCGCTCGACGCCTACAACCTGCACCCGGTACCGCTGACCACGCTGACGGTCGAGGCGCTGAAGGACTTCGGCCTCTCCCGCAAGGAGGCCGAGCGCAGCAAGAACATGTTCGCGCTGGGCCTGCTGTCGTGGATGTACCACCGGCCCACCGAGGGCACGGAGAGCTTCCTGCGGCAGAAGTTCGCGAAGAAGCCCGAGATCGCCGAGGCGAACATCGTCGCCTTCCGCGCCGGCTGGAACTTCGGGGAGACGACCGAGGACTTCGCGGTCTCCTACGAGGTCGCCCCCGCCACCCGGGCCTTCCCGACCGGCACCTACCGCAACATCTCCGGGAACCTGGCGCTCTCCTACGGTCTCGTCGCCGCGAGCCAGCAGGCGGATCTGCCCCTCTACCTGGGCTCCTATCCGATCACCCCCGCCTCGGACATCCTGCACGAGCTGTCGAAGCACAAGAACTTCGGCGTGCGGACCTTCCAGGCCGAGGACGAGATCGCCGGCATCGGCGCGGCGCTCGGCGCGGCCTTCGGCGGCGCGCTCGGGGTGACCACCACCTCCGGGCCCGGTGTGGCGCTCAAGTCGGAGGCGATCGGCCTCGCGGTGTCGCTGGAGCTGCCGCTGCTGATCGTGGACATCCAGCGCGGCGGTCCCTCCACCGGCCTGCCGACGAAGACGGAGCAGGCGGACCTGCTTCAGGCCATGTTCGGCCGCAACGGCGAGGCTCCCGTGCCGATCGTGGCGCCGCGGACCCCCGCGGACTGCTTCGACGCCGCCCTCGACGCGGCCCGGATCGCGCTCACCTACCGGACCCCGGTCTTCCTGCTCTCCGACGGCTACCTCGCCAACGGGTCGGAGCCCTGGCGGATCCCGGAGGTCGCCGACCTGCCCGACCTGAAGGTCAAGTTCGCCACCGGCACGAACCACACCCTCGGCGACGGCACCGAGGTGTTCTGGCCCTACAAGCGGGATCCGGAGACCCTCGCGCGCCCCTGGGCCATCCCCGGCACCCCCGGTCTCGAACACCGCATCGGCGGCATCGAGAAGCAGGACGGCAGCGGCAACATCTCGTACGACCCCGCCAACCACGACCTCATGGTCCGCACCCGGCAGGCCAAGGTCGACGGCATCCGGGTGCCCGACCTCGAGGTGGACGACCCGGACGGCGCCACCACCCTGGTCCTGGGCTGGGGTTCCACCTACGGCCCCATCACCGCGGCCGTCCGCCGGCTGCGCGGCGCCGGACTCCCCATCGCCCAGGCCCACCTGCGCCACCTCAACCCCTTCCCGAGGAATCTCGGCGAGGTCCTGGAGCGTTACGAGAAGGTAGTGGTGCCGGAGATGAACCTCGGGCAGCTCGCCACCCTGATCCGGGCGAAATACCTGGTCGACGCCCAGTCGTACAACCAGGTCAACGGAATGCCGTTCAAGGCGGAGCAGCTCGCCACGGTTCTCAAGGAGGCCATCGATGACTGAGGTGACGGAGGCGACCGACGGGGCACGGACCCTGCTCTCGCTGGTACCGAAGGCCGAGAGCAAGCAGTCGATGAAGGACTTCAAGTCGGACCAGGAGGTCCGCTGGTGCCCCGGGTGCGGTGACTACGCCGTACTGGCCGCCGTTCAGGGCTTCATGCCCGAACTCGGCCTCGCGAAGGAGAACATCGTCTTCGTCTCGGGCATCGGCTGCTCCTCCCGCTTCCCGTACTACATGAACACGTACGGGATGCACTCGATCCACGGCCGCGCCCCGGCCATCGCCACCGGCCTGGCCACCTCCCGCCGCGACCTGTCCGTCTGGGTCGTCACGGGCGACGGGGACGCGCTCTCCATCGGCGGCAACCACCTCATCCACGCCCTCCGCCGCAACGTCAACCTCAAGATCCTGCTGTTCAACAACCGGATCTACGGGCTGACCAAGGGCCAGTACTCCCCCACCTCCGAGGTCGGCAAGATCACCAAGTCGACGCCGATGGGCTCGCTGGACGCGCCCTTCAACCCGGTGTCGCTGGCGATCGGCGCCGAGGCCTCCTTCGTCGCCCGCACCGTCGACTCCGACCGCAAGCACCTCACCGAGGTCCTGCGCCGGGCGGCCGACCACCAGGGCACGGCGCTGGTGGAGATCTACCAGAACTGCAACATCTTCAACGACGGCGCCTTCGAGGTCCTCAAGGACAAGGACCAAGCCGTGGAGGCCGTGATCCGGCTGGAGGACGGGCAGCCGATCCGCTTCGGCGCGGACGGCGCGAAGGGCGTCGTCCGCAACCCCGCCACCGGGGACCTGGAGGTCGTCGAGGTGACCGCCGCCAACGAGGCGCAGATCCTGGTGCACGACGCGCGGAACGCCAGCGCCACCACCGCGTTCGCGCTCTCGCGCCTGGCCGACCCGGACACCCTGCACCACACCCCGATCGGGGTGTTCCGCAGTGTCGAGCGGCCCGTCTACGACACCCTCATGGCCGACCAGCTCGACGCGGCCATCGACCGCAGCGGCAAGGGCGACCTGGGGGCCCTGCTGACCGGCAACGACACCTGGACCGTCGTCGGGTAGCGGGCAGGCCGACCCCACGGTCGGGCAGCGCGACCCCACGGAGCCCGGATCCTGCGCCAGGATCCGGGCTCCGTTGCGTCCGGTGCGCCCCGCGCACGAGGGGCGGGGCGCTCGCGACCCCGAAAGATGTCATGAGTATCTCGTGATTACGGGCATGACATCTGGGCCGTACGGCGATACCGTCGTGAAGTTGGCTGGAAGTCGCACAGGAGGCCCCGTGAAGGCAGAGAACGAGCAGCGCACGGGTTTGCTCTACGGATTCGGCGCATACGGGATGTGGGGGCTGGTCCCCCTCTTCTGGCCGCTCCTGAAGCCCTCCGGAGCCGTCGAGATCCTCGCCCACCGCATGGTGTGGTCCCTGGCCGTGGTCGGCCTGGCACTGCTCGCCCTGCGCCGCTGGGGCTGGATACGGGAGTTGCTCCGCCAGCCCCGCAAGCTCGGCATGACCGCACTGGCCGCCCTGGTGATCACCGTGAACTGGGGCCTGTACATCTGGGCCGTCAACAACGGGCACGTCGTCGAGGCGAGCCTCGGCTACTTCATCAATCCGCTGGTCAGCATCGCCATCGGCGTGCTGGTGCTCGGTGAGCGGCTGCGCCGCGCGCAGTGGGTGGCGGTCGGCCTCAGCTTCGCCGCCGTACTGGTGCTCGCCATCGGCTACGGACGGCCGCCGTGGATCTCGCTGGTCCTGGCGTTCTCCTTCGCCACGTACGGGCTGATCAAGAAGAAGCTCAACATGGGCGGGCTGGAGTCGCTGGCCGCGGAGACGGCCGTACTGTTCCTGCCGGCCCTCGGCTACGTGCTGTGGCTCGGCGCGCAGGGCCAGTCCACCTTCGCCTCGCACGGCGTCGCCCACGCGGCTCTGCTGGCCGCGACCGGGCTGGTCACCGCGATCCCGCTGGTCTTCTTCGGGATGGCGGCGATCCGGGTCCCGCTGTCCACCCTCGGGCTGCTCCAGTACATGGCCCCGGTGTTCCAGTTCGGGCTCGGCGTCCTGTACTTCCACGAGGCCATGCCGCCCGAGCGCTGGGCGGGCTTCTCCCTGGTGTGGGCCGCGCTCGCGCTCCTCACCTGGGACGCGCTGCGGGCGGCGCGGCGCTCCCGCGTCAGGCTGGAGGCGGCGGCGCCGGCCGTCGTGGCGGCCCCGGCCCGCGAGCCCGCGTAACGGACCCGCGGCGGCGCGTCCCGGAGCACTCCCCGGGGCACGCACCAGCAAACCCCTCGCACCCTCGATCCCCGGTACGGACCACCCGTACCGGGGATCGTCCGTTTTCCGAACTGCCCTGACCGAATTGTGGTCTTGACGGACAGTCATACTCTCGCTGAACATCAGGCTCGCACTGACGCACTAACGCTCACCTGCTCTATCCCCACTCGTTCCGTCATATCCCCGCGGAATCCCGGAGCCCCCACATGAGCCTGTCCGTCTCCCGGCGCCTTGCTGCCGTGACCGCGTTCGCGGTCGCCGGCCTGTTCGCCTCCACCGCCCCCGCCGCACTCGCCGCCCCCACGGCGGTCACCGCGGCGCCGACACCGCCCGACATACCGCTGGCCAACGTCAAGGCCCACCTGTCGCAGCTCTCGACGATCGCCGCCAACAACGGCGGCAACCGAGCCCACGGCAGGACGGGCTACAAGGCCTCGATCGACTACGTGAAGGCCAAGCTCGACGCGGCCGGCTTCACCACCACCCTGCAGACCTTCACCTCCAGCGGCGCCACCGGCTACAACCTGATCGCCGACTGGCCGGGCGGCGACCCGAACTCGGTGCTGATGGCCGGCTCCCACCTGGACTCGGTGACCTCGGGCGCGGGCATGAACGACAACGGCTCCGGCAGCGCGGCCGTCCTGGAGACGGCCCTCGCCGTCTCCCGGGCCGGTCTGCAGCCCACCAAGCACCTGCGCTTCGGCTGGTGGGGCGCGGAGGAGCTGGGCCTGATCGGCTCGAAGTACTACGTCAACAACCTGCCGGCGGCCGAGAAGGCGAAGATCTCCGGCTACCTGAACTTCGACATGATCGGCTCGCCGAACCCGGGCTACTTCGTCTACGACGACGACCCCACGATCGAGCAGACCTTCAAGAACTACTACGCCGGCCTCGGCATCCCGACCGAGATCGAGACCGAGGGCGACGGCCGCTCCGACCACGCCCCCTTCAAGAGCGCGGGCATCCCCGTCGGCGGCCTGTTCTCCGGCGCCGACTACACCAAGACGGCCGCGCAGGCGCAGAAGTGGGGCGGCACCTCCGGTCAGGCCTTCGACCGCTGCTACCACTCCTCGTGCGACAACCTGTCGAACATCAACGACACCGCCCTGGACCGCAACTCCGACGCCGTCGCCTACGCGATCTGGACGCTCGGGGCGGCCACTCCGGTCCCGCCGGGCCAGTCCTTCGAGAACACGACGGACGTCACGATCCCGGACTCCCCCGCCGCGGCGGTGACCTCCTCGATCACGGCCTCCGGTGTGACGGGCAACGCGCCTGCCACCACCAAGGTGGACGTGAACATCGTCCACACCTACCGCGGTGACCTGGTGGTCGACCTGCTCGCCCCCGACGGCACCGTCTACAACCTGCACAACCGCGCGGGCGGCAGCGCCGACAACCTGGTCCAGACGTACACGGTGAACGCCTCCAGCGAGGTCGCCAACGGCGTCTGGAAGCTCCGGGTCAAGGACGCCGCGGCGCAGGACACCGGCTACATCAACAGCTGGAAGATCACCTTCTAGGCCTTCCGGCGGGCCGGTCCTCCGGCCTCCCGATCCAGGGCTCCGGCACGATCCGATCCGGTCGTGCCGGAGCTCAGGTGTCCTCGGTGCGCCGCCCCGACACCTGGAGCGGCCCCTGGATCCGGGCGCGCAGCTCCGAGGCCACGGCCGCGATGTCCGCCCGCCCGCACTTCGCCGCCTCCACCAGATCGCCGAGCTCCTCCGGCGAGGGCAGTTGCTTCGCCCCGGCCACCCGCAGGTACGAGCGGGTGGCCGCGGCCGCGTAGAACTCGTTCATCGGGGATTCCAGCGCGGGGCACACCGCGAGGGTGTGCAAAAACGCCGCGGCCCGCCACGCGGTGTCCGGGGCGGGCTGTTCGGGCACCAGGACGAGGTCGTTCTGGTGCCGGGCGACCGCGGCGGCCACCCCGGAG encodes:
- the rarD gene encoding EamA family transporter RarD, whose amino-acid sequence is MKAENEQRTGLLYGFGAYGMWGLVPLFWPLLKPSGAVEILAHRMVWSLAVVGLALLALRRWGWIRELLRQPRKLGMTALAALVITVNWGLYIWAVNNGHVVEASLGYFINPLVSIAIGVLVLGERLRRAQWVAVGLSFAAVLVLAIGYGRPPWISLVLAFSFATYGLIKKKLNMGGLESLAAETAVLFLPALGYVLWLGAQGQSTFASHGVAHAALLAATGLVTAIPLVFFGMAAIRVPLSTLGLLQYMAPVFQFGLGVLYFHEAMPPERWAGFSLVWAALALLTWDALRAARRSRVRLEAAAPAVVAAPAREPA
- a CDS encoding M28 family metallopeptidase, yielding MSLSVSRRLAAVTAFAVAGLFASTAPAALAAPTAVTAAPTPPDIPLANVKAHLSQLSTIAANNGGNRAHGRTGYKASIDYVKAKLDAAGFTTTLQTFTSSGATGYNLIADWPGGDPNSVLMAGSHLDSVTSGAGMNDNGSGSAAVLETALAVSRAGLQPTKHLRFGWWGAEELGLIGSKYYVNNLPAAEKAKISGYLNFDMIGSPNPGYFVYDDDPTIEQTFKNYYAGLGIPTEIETEGDGRSDHAPFKSAGIPVGGLFSGADYTKTAAQAQKWGGTSGQAFDRCYHSSCDNLSNINDTALDRNSDAVAYAIWTLGAATPVPPGQSFENTTDVTIPDSPAAAVTSSITASGVTGNAPATTKVDVNIVHTYRGDLVVDLLAPDGTVYNLHNRAGGSADNLVQTYTVNASSEVANGVWKLRVKDAAAQDTGYINSWKITF
- a CDS encoding 2-oxoacid:acceptor oxidoreductase subunit alpha, yielding MTSQVSSPAEQADGAGGAVVGGQRTPESPGGKEVRRLDRVIIRFAGDSGDGMQLTGDRFTSETASFGNDLSTLPNFPAEIRAPAGTLPGVSSFQLHFADHDILTPGDAPNVLVAMNPAALKANIADVPRGAEIIINTDEFTKRPMAKVGYATSPLEDGSLDAYNLHPVPLTTLTVEALKDFGLSRKEAERSKNMFALGLLSWMYHRPTEGTESFLRQKFAKKPEIAEANIVAFRAGWNFGETTEDFAVSYEVAPATRAFPTGTYRNISGNLALSYGLVAASQQADLPLYLGSYPITPASDILHELSKHKNFGVRTFQAEDEIAGIGAALGAAFGGALGVTTTSGPGVALKSEAIGLAVSLELPLLIVDIQRGGPSTGLPTKTEQADLLQAMFGRNGEAPVPIVAPRTPADCFDAALDAARIALTYRTPVFLLSDGYLANGSEPWRIPEVADLPDLKVKFATGTNHTLGDGTEVFWPYKRDPETLARPWAIPGTPGLEHRIGGIEKQDGSGNISYDPANHDLMVRTRQAKVDGIRVPDLEVDDPDGATTLVLGWGSTYGPITAAVRRLRGAGLPIAQAHLRHLNPFPRNLGEVLERYEKVVVPEMNLGQLATLIRAKYLVDAQSYNQVNGMPFKAEQLATVLKEAIDD
- a CDS encoding 2-oxoacid:ferredoxin oxidoreductase subunit beta — protein: MTEVTEATDGARTLLSLVPKAESKQSMKDFKSDQEVRWCPGCGDYAVLAAVQGFMPELGLAKENIVFVSGIGCSSRFPYYMNTYGMHSIHGRAPAIATGLATSRRDLSVWVVTGDGDALSIGGNHLIHALRRNVNLKILLFNNRIYGLTKGQYSPTSEVGKITKSTPMGSLDAPFNPVSLAIGAEASFVARTVDSDRKHLTEVLRRAADHQGTALVEIYQNCNIFNDGAFEVLKDKDQAVEAVIRLEDGQPIRFGADGAKGVVRNPATGDLEVVEVTAANEAQILVHDARNASATTAFALSRLADPDTLHHTPIGVFRSVERPVYDTLMADQLDAAIDRSGKGDLGALLTGNDTWTVVG
- a CDS encoding response regulator transcription factor is translated as MRVVIAEDSVLLREGLTRLLTDRGHDVVAGVGDAEALLKTVAELAAEGALPDVVVADVRMPPTHTDEGVRAAVRLRRDYPGIGVLVLSQYVEEQYATELLAGSSTGVGYLLKDRVAEVREFLDAVVRVARGGTALDPEVVAQLLGRSRKQDVLAGLTPREREVLGLMAEGRTNSAVAKQLVVSDGAVEKHVSNIFMKLGLSPSDGDHRRVLAVLTYLKS